A genomic region of Rhipicephalus sanguineus isolate Rsan-2018 chromosome 1, BIME_Rsan_1.4, whole genome shotgun sequence contains the following coding sequences:
- the LOC119405076 gene encoding probable ATP-dependent RNA helicase DDX17, which yields MADLMLTLTREVVLQVQVAVEQLSKGIMIRTMYLLSGERKKPQLQQQEECTDIWVATLGRLTAFMEEGKMNLGRCPFLAEADRVLVLEYVENLRAIADSIRPDRQTLVTLGYSVTSVTSRA from the coding sequence ATGGCGGACCTAATGCTGACACTGACTCGGGAGGTGGTCCTGCAGGTACAAGTTGCTGTTGAGCAGCTTAGCAAGGGAATAATGATTCGAACGATGTATCTCTTGTCTGGCGAACGGAAGAAGCCACAGCTGCAGCAGCAGGAGGAATGCACTGATATTTGGGTCGCGACATTAGGCCGCCTCACAGCCTTCATGGAGGAGGGAAAGATGAATCTTGGCCGTTGCCCTTTCCTGGCTGAGGCGGACCGCGTGTTGGTGCTGGAGTACGTCGAGAATCTTCGGGCCATCGCGGACAGCATACGACCGGACCGACAGACGCTCGTGACGCTTGGATACAGCGTCACAAGCGTAACGTCACGAGCGTAA
- the LOC119393561 gene encoding uncharacterized protein LOC119393561 produces MSSYELPANASEDVLRRKIAEVRGKLHSLNISNCIVAVPAFLLSLASDLRNLQTLSCIACPLKASLLLDRLLTSLQTVTQLDFSLVDAMDDAKEELVKIRHLGIVHGGKETKISKMYVEVADKHNMKVLLLFLNYCPLLRDLHVHFVHELSSDLCAATCSSIADHLFNLVTFTVTCEAPSTAKSDPRQPIDLRYCIDLHGNAVFRKRPLAFNCAQLRNLVLSPKPTFPLEPVVLVAVDRPDLGFFVGVLLHNWSQLRSLCVLLYARNLDQAVYPTISTLHRAALRNFFATLLNLVELNVSSFHFGDGVDFTELLAAPALQRLRALSLPPCGLRPEGAVRRLALGLGDVEDLDIRLNLDGRHKSCPSCAKELTIEPADASAFCIGSGRLTLSNVPNLVSVNFLPHFKMPHLRFIDGSDVPRFDYRALSRALRSSKTLRSLVIRMALINFNELSFVTLLRPASALERLCLLTKTKLQASKAEMVVQAMARQLPSIFYIHIHYVDIETDSETTVTWIRRPEGEAARPSSRPSVMPGKPCIMCSTQTFVALAKPLYRELL; encoded by the exons ATGTCGTCGTACGAGTTGCCCGCCAACGCCAGCGAGGACGTGCTCAGACGCAAGATAGCCGAAGTGCGAGGCAAACTGCATTCGCTGAACATATCAAACTGCATCGTAGCGGTACCGGCATTCCTGCTGTCGCTCGCGTCCGACCTCAGAAACCTGCAAACTCTGTCGTGCATCGCGTGCCCTCTGAAGGCGAGCCTTCTCCTGGACCGCCTGCTGACGTCGTTGCAAACCGTCACGCAGCTGGACTTCTCACTCGTCGACGCCATGGACGACGCCAAGGAAGAACTCGTCAAGATCCGGCACTTGGGTATCGTGCACGGAGGTAAGGAGACCAAGATTAGCAAAATGTACGTCGAGGTGGCGGACAAACACAACATGAAGGTACTGCTGCTGTTTCTGAATTACTGTCCGCTCCTGAGAGACTTGCATGTTCACTTCGTGCACGAACTCAGTTCTGACTTGTGCGCGGCGACGTGCTCGAGCATCGCCGACCACTTGTTCAATCTTGTAACGTTTACGGTCACCTGCGAGGCGCCGTCCACGGCGAAGTCGGACCCGAGGCAGCCGATCGACTTGCGTTACTGCATCGACCTTCACGGTAACGCGGTGTTCCGGAAGAGACCGCTGGCCTTCAACTGCGCCCAACTGCGAAACCTGGTCCTGTCACCAAAGCCGACGTTCCCGCTTGAACCAGTCGTCCTGGTGGCCGTCGACAGACCGGATCTCGGGTTCTTCGTTGGCGTCCTTCTGCACAACTGGAGCCAGTTACGGAGCCTATGCGTCCTGCTTTACGCCCGAAACCTCGACCAAGCCGTCTACCCGACCATCAGCACTTTGCACCGCGCGGCCCTGCGCAACTTCTTCGCCACGCTTCTCAACCTCGTCGAGCTGAACGTCAGCTCCTTCCACTTCGGCGACGGCGTCGACTTCACGGAGCTCCTGGCTGCGCCCGCTCTGCAGCGCCTCCGAGCGCTGTCCCTGCCACCCTGCGGCCTGCGTCCGGAAGGCGCCGTGCGCCGGCTGGCTCTCGGGCTCGGCGACGTGGAAGACCTGGACATCAGACTCAACTTAGATGGCCGCCACAAGAGTTGTCCTTCGTGCGCCAAGGAACTGACCATCGAACCTGCGGATGCGAGCGCGTTTTGCATCGGGTCCGGCCGTCTTACGCTGAGCAACGTGCCTAACCTGGTTTCTGTGAACTTTCTCCCGCATTTCAAGATGCCCCACCTGCGATTCATCGACGGCTCCGACGTGCCGCGTTTCGATTACAGGGCTCTCTCAAGGGCATTACGCTCCAGCAAAACCCTCCGCTCCCTCGTCATCAGGATGGCCCTCATCAACTTCAACGAGCTGTCATTCGTG accttgCTACGCCCTGCGAGCGCTCTGGAACGCCTGTGCCTGCTCACCAAGACTAAGCTGCAGGCATCGAAAGCGGAGATGGTCGTGCAAGCCATGGCCCGCCAGCTGCCATCCATCTTCTACATACACATCCACTATGTGGATATTGAAACGGACTCAGAGACCACTGTGACCTGGATTCGCCGACCCGAAGGCGAAGCGGCGCGCCCATCGAGTCGACCAAGTGTGATGCCAGGGAAGCCTTGCATCATGTGCTCCACACAGACCTTCGTGGCCCTTGCAAAGCCGCTCTATCGTGAACTGCTGTAG